The window GGATTTTCCTGGGCGATGTGGAGGGCGACCGAATCCATGTCGGCCTGAGCCTGCTGAAGGGTGACGCCGGGTTTAAGGCGGGCGACGGTAAGGAGCCAGTGGAAGTCGTGGTTGATCTGGTCTGGCTTGAAGACGAGAGGCACAGTAAGTTGTTCGCGGCCGCGGTCGTCGAGGCCCGGAGATAAAACTCCAACAACGGTGTAGGGCTCTCCGTCGACATGCATGGATTGGCCAATGATTTTGGGGTCGGAGCCGAGGTGCATCCAGAGCTTGTGCGTCAGGATGACGACGTGGTCTTTGCCGTCGACGCCCTCTTCGGGCAGGAAGTCGCGACCGAGGAAGAAGGGGCGACCGAACATCTTGTAGAAGCCAACGGTGGCTTGTCTGCCGTTGATGTTCTCAGGCTGATTCTTCGTCGCAATATTGAACATTCCGCTGCTGAAGGCGTTGATGTCCTGAAAGCTGGAGTTGAAGCGCTTCCAGTCGAGGAAATCGGCGGCGGACATGGGGTTGTGAAAGGTTTGAATCTTCGACCAGACAACGACCAGCTGGTCGGGTTGGGGATACGGCAAGGGGGCGAGAAGTGTTGCGTAGTCCACGGTAAAGATGGCGGTGTTGGCGCCAATGCCTAACGCAAGGGTCAGGAGGACCGTGAAGGTGAGACCGGGGCTCTTCCACAGAGTGCGGACAGTGTATTGAATATTACGAAGGAGACTCGACATTAGACACCTCGTAGTGAAGCTGGAGCCGGGGTTAAATCCAAATTAGCGTTGCTGGCAGCATACTCGATTCGCGCAGCTGGCTAAAGATCTTCGGGTCAGCCTGGCGTTCCACTGGGCGCGCGCCTGGGTGCGAAACTGATTAAGAACCAGTTGAGGAGTGGCGGGAGTTGCCGCTCCTGGCCTCCAGAGAATGTAGTGGGTCTTCTTACGATCCGATCCTTTGTTCGTGTTTAGGCCATAGTACGGGACGATATTGGGGCTGAAAACCTGCGCGTCGTATTTCTTTCCCGATAAAAACCTGCTGCCGCTAACGCGAAAAAAGAACTCTGCGGCAGGCCATAGCTACAAGCCCGAAAATTCCAGTGGCCAACAAGGCGATGGTGGATGGTTCCGGAGTCAGGCCAATACTCTTTTGGGCTGGCGCTAGCGAAACATTATCGATGTACTCATCCGGCGTGTTGGGTCCAGTGCTCAGGAATTGCCTGCTGACCTCGACCTCGAATAGATGTGAGCCCGCCGTTAAATCCAGAGTTTCATCGAAGCTGCCTCTCAGAAGCTGGCCGGCCACTAAGAACGAGCCGAGATCGTCCGTTGCGACAGTGTTTCTATCGATGAGGATTGAGAACGTTCCTGCATCCACGTTTTTTCCCACGTTATCTTGAGAAGCAAAGTCTTCGGTCAATTTATAGAGACCGCTCACGGGAACGTTGATGATCTGAAATAATCCGCCACCCTGCTGGGTAAAGTCGAAGTTCACCTCGCCGACATTGAAGTGTGCGGCATCGCTGATACCGCTTCCTGTCGTATTGAAAGGCGTGACATTGGGCAAACCTGTGCCGACACTACCATTCGCCGTCGTGAAGGCAGTCCACCCTTCTAGATTGCCTGTGTCAAAGTTTCCGTTCGTTATCGTGTCTGCCAGGGCCGGTCTACAAAGAAGACAGCCAAAAGCAAACAGTGCTGCCACTACTGCCGATGCACGTCGCCTAATCATCGAATTCCTCCAAGACAGAATTGATTGCATTTTTCAAAGTCTTGCCATGGCGATCGGAGCTGACTTATTTATTTTCTGCAGGACGACTTGGGTCGTGCCGCGATTCTTGTCAACCGTCATGTTGAAGCGACTGGGAATAAACACCTCTGCATCTTGTTGCAGATAGAGCACATTGTTTGCATGCACTTTTTAACTTTGATGGTGCGATTACCTCATCACTTAGAAGGACACAAACGACCGAATACAGAAGGGCCCATAAGAAAACAAGATACTGGCTAACTTACACCTCTTCCAGACTTAGCGCCATACCTGGTTTTCAGATGATTCAGCTCCCGAAAGGCGACTCGGCTCGGTTGGGTCGCCTAACAACCACGTTGGCCGGGTTGGATCAACGCAGAACTCTGCAGGGATGTGATGGAAATTGCAACTGATGAGCATTCTGCAAGCGAAGACGAATAGGGCTGCACTGTTTCAGTCGGGCGCTTACCTCATTGACCGCTCATACAGTTGATGAGCGCTCTGGTCGTTTCTTGTGTGGATCAGAAGATGGTGAAGCTTCATTCCGAGGCCAACGGATCTCTTTCATTTTGCAGATTGGTCTGGATTGTGGATTTCATCGGTCGCCGTTAGTCGTGCGGTCGCGTCACTCCTTCTGTGTTCCTCCTTCGCCATGTCGTCCCCCAGAAGACAGCTACTCCCGCGCCGATAAGCAGGAACGTCGATCCCAGGACTTTGGCGATCGCAATTGCTTTATGAGGCTCGTCGCTGGATGGAATGACGGCCAGGACGATGGTAAGCGAAGTTGTTAAAAGGCCCACAACGGCTAGAACGATAGCGACTGGCCTGCCTCCGGGAAGCCGCGGCGCTCCTTGCGGAAATGGTTCGCGCTGAAGCCGGATCATTGCGAAGAAGAGGTATAGGAACGGGATGAAATACGTGATGATGGACATGCTGACGAGCAGGTCGTATGCGCTCTGCACGGTGCTGCCGGCCTGGCTGAGCAATGCGCAGAGCATTCCGGCTACGCCGTAGGAGATCACCGCGATCCATGGTGTTCCCCATTTTGGGTGAACCTTTCCGAACGCCTTTGGCAGGTAGCGATCGATTCCGGCCACAAAGGGCAGGCGCGAGGTGGACGAGAGGAAGGACGCGGCTCCGCCGATGCTGTTGAGAGCGACGAGCAACGCTATCGCGAGGACGATCCACGGCAGCCCAAGACGGGCGCACATGACCTGGACGGCACTGACGAAGCCGCCCAGACCGCTGATCTCAGCACTTGGCAATGCGACGAGCAGCGCGATGGTTCCGGCGATGTAGCTGCCAGCAAGAAGGATTCCGGAGACGATGAGTGCGCGGGGGATCGTGCGTCGTGCGTTTTTTATCTCCTCGCTCATGAAAGAGCCGGTCTCGCATCCACCGAATGCAAAGAATACCGTCGACCAGAAGATAGCGTTCCTAAGACTTGCATGAGGGGTCATGGTCGCGACCGTGAACTTCGTCGCGGATCCGAATCGGAAGACGCTGATGCCGGCGAGAATGAGCAGGATGATGATCGGAAGCCAACTCCCGAGTGCGCCGAGACTATTAAGCCACTTTCCGAACTTCAGTCCGCGGACGTTGAGGAGCGTAATGACCGCGAGGCATGCCAGCGAGAACAAGAGGTAGTAGTTGCTGGAGTTAGTAAGTTTCTGACCGTGGGGAAAGGCGAAGAGGAGACTGCCCGCTCCGAAGTAGAGCACCGCGGGAAAGTACGGCAGATTGCTCATCCAATACATCCACGCAACGAGGAAGCCGGAGAAGTCACCAAAGGCACGCTGCGTCCATACATAGAGGCCACCCTCCTGCGGGTAGCGCGCCGAGAGTTCGAGCACGCTTGCAGCGAGAGGCACGAAGAAGAAGAGACACGCGAAGATCCAGACAAGGATTGTGCTGGGGCCGGCTGCTGCCGCAGTTGCGATCCACCGCAGGCTCAATCCGCCTGCGATGTAGAAGAGCGTGAGGTCGAAGAAGCCTAGCTCGCGTTTGAGTAGTTGCTTCTCGCCCGGCTCGGGGTTGGTCATCGGGCTTCGTTCCGATCACGCAGGACTGCCATTGCAGCGTTTCGTCCGTTGATGCCGATCACACTGCCGCCGGGGTGCGTGCATGCGCCGCAGAGGTATACGCCCTGCATGGGAGTTCGAGCAGTGAGGCGGTTGCTCCACATGTAGGCGGGGAGGCACTCGCCCTGGAATATGTGGCCACCGGTGAGACCGACCTTCTGTTCGATGTCGGGCGGGCCAAGAACTTGTGCATCGATGACGGCCTCTGGCAGATTGCTGCAGAATCGGCCGATGGAGCTTAGCGCCACGGCCTTTGCATCGTTGCGGTGCTCGTCCCAACTGCCTGATGCGAATGCGTACGGCACGTATTGCGCGAAGACGCTCATGGTGTGCAGGCCTGCGGGAGCAACGGTTGCGTCATGCACGCTCTGAAAATAAAGCTCGCACCAGAGTTTGTCGGGCAGACGGCCAGCGCGAGCTGCGGCATAGCTGGTCTTCCACTCAGGCTTCGTCAGCGGAGCGTTGATCTGGCCGTAGTGATGAGGTTCTTGCGTGCCAGGACGTGCGGTGAAGTTCGGAAGCTCGCGGAGTAGTACGTTCAGTTTGACCGTACATCCTTCGATCGGTACTGCACGCACTTTTTTTTCCCAGGCGGGATCCGCATCTGCGTCCAACATGCGAAGCGTGCGAATTGGATCGGCATTTGAGACGACGACTGGCGCAGTGATGCGCTCTCCACCTTCGAGCAAGACTCCTTCCCCCGGGAGGATGCGAGCCACGTTGATGCCCGCAGCCACGACCGCACCGGCTTCGCGGGCCGCGTCGCAGAAGTAGAAGGAGACCATTCCCATACCACCCTTCACGTAGCCCCACATGCCTGGCATATCGCCGAGCCGTCCTGAGGAGTGGTGGAAGCGGATGGACGCTGTTCCAGCGTCGAAGGGACTTGCGTTGGTACCGATCACGCCCTGGCCCAGGTAGGCGCATTGCAGTCGTTCGTCGGTGAGATAGCGCTCGACGAACTCGGCCATCGACCAGTTGAAGAGGAGACTGTGTGCTTCGGTGTCCCCGGAGAGCAGCTCTTCGAGGCGTTCCTGCGTTGGCGCATCGCCGATCCATAGATCTTTCGCTGTGCTATGTGGATCCGCCGAAGATCCGCTTGCGGGTCGAAGTGCATCTCGCAGTCTGCGGATTACTTCATTCATCGCGCGCCAGCCTTCGATGTCCTTGGGCGAAAAGCGGCGAACCTCTTCTTCGCAGCGAGCGTCATCGTCCCAAAGCTGGATGCTGCTGCCGTCGAGGAACGGCACAAAGAGGCCATTGACAGCAGGCGTCCAATCAAAGCCGCGTTCGGGGAGTCCAAGCTCTTTGACTACGAGTGGATGGAGAAGTCCTGCAAGATAGGCGCAGGGTGACATACGAACATCAGGAAACGGTTCTTCGACCGTGCAGGCACCACCGACTCGTTCGCGGCTTTCGAGGACCAGCACACGTTGACCGGCTCGTGCGAGATACGTGGCGCAGGCTAATCCATTATGACCGGCTCCGACCACGATTACATCCCAGCGACGAGCAGCGAGTTCCTTGAGTGGGGCTGGGAGCCCGATCTTTCCCAGGACTGCTGCCGTTGCGGACATATTGGGAGTATCTACGCCCGGCTTCAGATAACAAAGAAGAAACGGCGGTGACTATTTCCATGAATCCAACTTGTGCGTCGGACTCATCCGCTGTCCGAAACTGCCGTCGTTCTAAATCGAGTGCTGTTTCTCACTCGCGGCACGACCGTCATGGGAGTGAATATCTTTTGCTGGAGTGGAAGGAAGCAATGAGGTTATTTGTTGCGGAGGCTGAAGCTTGCTCCAGAGAGCAAATTCCTATATCTTTAAAAGGTTGCATCCCATCAAATGTGCGCCCGTAGCTCAGTTGGATAGAGCATTTGGCTACGAACCAAAGGGTCGGAGGTTCGAATCCTTCCGGGCGCACCATCCTTCGATTGAGCTTCGTAGATTAAGTTCTCGACTACAAACTTCCATCAACATTTCGGCTTTCCAGCCGAGTTCGTGATTACTGTTTTCGAGATATTCGATGCAGCGTAATCCTTCGGACTTCTCTGAATCCCATCCGTTCGTAGAGTTCGATGGCCCGAGTGTTTGTAGCGCTGACGTGCAGCCACGAGATGAGGCCATCGCGACGATGGTCTCGCGCTAACTGCCACATGATTGCTGCAGCGTAGCCCTTGCCGCGGTGTGCCGGGTGGGTGCAGATGCCGCTGATCTCGGGGTAGCCGTTGATGGTCAGACGCTCGCCGCCCATCGCGATCAACTGTCCCTCCGACCGAATGCCATAGTAGGTGCCCATCTCGCACGTTCTGCTGCGAAAGAAGCCAGGGAATGCGAGGGTCGTGAGCGCAACCATCTCTGGCGCGTCGGCGTTGGAGAGCGGAAGGATCTCCATCGTTGGAGCGGGCGGGGTAATCTCTGCGGGAAGCACCATCTGGAGACACTCCAGTGATTCTTCGAAGACGAGTTCAGGTGGATGTGGGTACGTCTCACCGGCAATCCAGACTGACTCATCAGGCGCGAGAAGGGAGTGGAGTTGGAGCAATGCAGCAGCGGTTGGTGAGGAGACGGCGGCGAAGGGGGCGACATCTGCGGGATATCGGCAGGCGTCTCCTACTGAGACCGAAAAGTGGCGGTGTTTGGTGTGGAGAGTGTGCCACACGGGATCTGCGAAGAGGCTCTCGGGTAGGTCGGTCATTCTTTTAGAACATACGCGATGTGTGGTTTTACTTCGAATCGCCGGGCAGAAGCGAATAGGGAAGGTCGTGGAGGGTGACTTTGCCATTGGCGTAGTCGATGCGCCAGATGCGGTCATACTGCTGGTCGGGCCAGGGCGAGTAGGGCGGCGTTGCCCCCAGGGCCCGGGCAAGATTCGGGATCTCCCCATGATGCCAGACCACCAGCACGACCTTGCCCGCGTACTTTCCACTGAGCAGAGTGGAAGCAAGGGCAGCATAGTCATCGTTGCTGAAGCTATCGTCGATGGGCAGATGAAGCGCTTCGGCGAGCGGGGTGACGGTTTGAACGGGCCGGTTGGAGTGGGCGCTGATGTGGGTGGCGAAGAGCACCTGCGGCGTCGGCACGTCAGGCCGTCGGGCAAGGCCAAACACCTTTGGCAACAGGCGGGCGCGCTCGAAGCCCGCGGGGGAGAGGTCAATTCGTCCGTCGGTCAACTTTTCCGCGTGGCGAATGAGAAGGATGGTGGCTGGCGGCTGCGGCCCTGTCCCTGCGGTCTCGGTCACAGTGGTCTTGCGTGCGCATGCTCCCAAAGCGACAACTAGCAAGGTAAGAATAAAGAGGCGGAAGTAGGGGCGAAAGCGGACCATTTCGTAAGAATAGCTTTGGTTTTAGCGGTTGGCTGGGTCAATTCTGCTGAACTTTCGGGCGTTACGGATTGACGACCAAAATAGTCCTCAATACACTAGAGTATGAACGAGGGGCTGCTCCGACCCTCGAGGAGACAAGTTAAGAGAGCGGCGTTCGCCGTTGTGCTGAGTTGCCTCAGGGAAGAGAAAGACCTTATGTTGCAAGCATTTATCATTACGCTCCGCGAAGGGGTGGAAGCGTCGCTGATCGTGGGCATTGTGTTCGCGTACCTGTCCAAGATTGGCAGGCCGGAGCTGAAACGGACGGTCTTCTGGGCTTTGGGCCTAGCGATCGCCGCTAGCGTGGCTGGAGCGGTGGTGCTTGCCCGCACACAGTTCAACTCTGACATATTTGAGGGTTGGGTCATGTTGGGGGCGGCGGCCTTTGTCATCAGCATGATCTGGTTCATGCACAAGACGGCACGGACCATGAAGGGCTCGATTGAGGAGAAGGTTTCTCAGTACACCGGCGCGGCGGGAGTGTCGAAGGCTGGGCTGTTCTTCTTTGTGTTTCTGCTGGTACTCCGCGAGGGCGTGGAGACGGTGTTGATTCTTTCGGCGGTGACGCTGAACTCGACGGAACTGCTGAGCTTTACCGGGACGCTGCTCGGAATCGCCGTTGCAGTTGTGTTTGGTGTGCTCTTTATTCGTGGCAGCGTCAAGATCAATCTGCAGCGATTCTTTCGCGTGACTACCGTCATCCTTTATTTTGTCGCGTTTCAGTTGATCGTCAGCGGGTTACATGAGTTGAGCGAGAATGGCGTGTTGCCATCGAGCCCAACGGAGATGCGCTTGATCGGTCCGATCGTCCGCAATGATCTCTTCTTCTTTGTGACGATGCTCGCGCTTGCCGGACTGATGATGTTGCTGGAGTACAGACGCCGTGTGCCAACTGTACTCGCTGCAACGGCGACACCCGCAGACAAGCGACGTGCCGAGTGGACGCAACGGCGCGAGAAGATGTGGATGACTGCAGTCGTCGCTACGAGCTTCTTGTTTATCTTTCTTTCAACGGCGGAGTTTATCTATGCGAAGAGTTCGACTGCGCTCTCTCCAACAGCCGCGGTAACGTTGGTGGGATCGCAGGTAACGCTGCCTACAGCCGACATCAACGACGATAAGTTGCATCGGTACGGAGTGCATCTGGACGATGGCAAGAGCGGCAACGTCGAGATACGATTTCTCTTGTTTAAAAAGCCTGATGGGAACATCGTCTCTGTCGCGGACGCGTGCCAGATCTGCGGGCCGGTGGGCTTTTACATTGGCGATCAGGGGATTACGTGCAAGATGTGTGCGTCGCCTCTGAACGCGGCATCGATGGGGCAGAAAGGTGGATGTAATCCGATTCCGCTGAAGTCGACCGTAGGCGGTGGGCAACTGGTGATACAGGCCGCTGATCTGCGTGCGCTTGCTCCGGTGTTTGAACGGTAATGTTCTTTCGCCTGCTCATGGAGAGCTTTGTCAGACAGCGTCGGCGCAAGATGCTGGCGGGCGTGGCAATTCTGCTGGGGACCACGGCGGTGACTGCGATGCTGGCGCTCGCTACTACGATTGGCGACAGAATTCATAAAGAGTTGGCAGTGTACGGGGCGAACATCGTTGTGTATCCGAAGGCTGACCTACTGGATGT is drawn from Edaphobacter lichenicola and contains these coding sequences:
- a CDS encoding APC family permease, encoding MTNPEPGEKQLLKRELGFFDLTLFYIAGGLSLRWIATAAAAGPSTILVWIFACLFFFVPLAASVLELSARYPQEGGLYVWTQRAFGDFSGFLVAWMYWMSNLPYFPAVLYFGAGSLLFAFPHGQKLTNSSNYYLLFSLACLAVITLLNVRGLKFGKWLNSLGALGSWLPIIILLILAGISVFRFGSATKFTVATMTPHASLRNAIFWSTVFFAFGGCETGSFMSEEIKNARRTIPRALIVSGILLAGSYIAGTIALLVALPSAEISGLGGFVSAVQVMCARLGLPWIVLAIALLVALNSIGGAASFLSSTSRLPFVAGIDRYLPKAFGKVHPKWGTPWIAVISYGVAGMLCALLSQAGSTVQSAYDLLVSMSIITYFIPFLYLFFAMIRLQREPFPQGAPRLPGGRPVAIVLAVVGLLTTSLTIVLAVIPSSDEPHKAIAIAKVLGSTFLLIGAGVAVFWGTTWRRRNTEGVTRPHD
- a CDS encoding PEP-CTERM sorting domain-containing protein (PEP-CTERM proteins occur, often in large numbers, in the proteomes of bacteria that also encode an exosortase, a predicted intramembrane cysteine proteinase. The presence of a PEP-CTERM domain at a protein's C-terminus predicts cleavage within the sorting domain, followed by covalent anchoring to some some component of the (usually Gram-negative) cell surface. Many PEP-CTERM proteins exhibit an unusual sequence composition that includes large numbers of potential glycosylation sites. Expression of one such protein has been shown restore the ability of a bacterium to form floc, a type of biofilm.) — protein: MAALFAFGCLLCRPALADTITNGNFDTGNLEGWTAFTTANGSVGTGLPNVTPFNTTGSGISDAAHFNVGEVNFDFTQQGGGLFQIINVPVSGLYKLTEDFASQDNVGKNVDAGTFSILIDRNTVATDDLGSFLVAGQLLRGSFDETLDLTAGSHLFEVEVSRQFLSTGPNTPDEYIDNVSLAPAQKSIGLTPEPSTIALLATGIFGLVAMACRRVLFSR
- a CDS encoding histidine phosphatase family protein, encoding MTETAGTGPQPPATILLIRHAEKLTDGRIDLSPAGFERARLLPKVFGLARRPDVPTPQVLFATHISAHSNRPVQTVTPLAEALHLPIDDSFSNDDYAALASTLLSGKYAGKVVLVVWHHGEIPNLARALGATPPYSPWPDQQYDRIWRIDYANGKVTLHDLPYSLLPGDSK
- a CDS encoding phytoene desaturase family protein, which produces MSATAAVLGKIGLPAPLKELAARRWDVIVVGAGHNGLACATYLARAGQRVLVLESRERVGGACTVEEPFPDVRMSPCAYLAGLLHPLVVKELGLPERGFDWTPAVNGLFVPFLDGSSIQLWDDDARCEEEVRRFSPKDIEGWRAMNEVIRRLRDALRPASGSSADPHSTAKDLWIGDAPTQERLEELLSGDTEAHSLLFNWSMAEFVERYLTDERLQCAYLGQGVIGTNASPFDAGTASIRFHHSSGRLGDMPGMWGYVKGGMGMVSFYFCDAAREAGAVVAAGINVARILPGEGVLLEGGERITAPVVVSNADPIRTLRMLDADADPAWEKKVRAVPIEGCTVKLNVLLRELPNFTARPGTQEPHHYGQINAPLTKPEWKTSYAAARAGRLPDKLWCELYFQSVHDATVAPAGLHTMSVFAQYVPYAFASGSWDEHRNDAKAVALSSIGRFCSNLPEAVIDAQVLGPPDIEQKVGLTGGHIFQGECLPAYMWSNRLTARTPMQGVYLCGACTHPGGSVIGINGRNAAMAVLRDRNEAR
- a CDS encoding Fe-S-containing protein; translated protein: MLQAFIITLREGVEASLIVGIVFAYLSKIGRPELKRTVFWALGLAIAASVAGAVVLARTQFNSDIFEGWVMLGAAAFVISMIWFMHKTARTMKGSIEEKVSQYTGAAGVSKAGLFFFVFLLVLREGVETVLILSAVTLNSTELLSFTGTLLGIAVAVVFGVLFIRGSVKINLQRFFRVTTVILYFVAFQLIVSGLHELSENGVLPSSPTEMRLIGPIVRNDLFFFVTMLALAGLMMLLEYRRRVPTVLAATATPADKRRAEWTQRREKMWMTAVVATSFLFIFLSTAEFIYAKSSTALSPTAAVTLVGSQVTLPTADINDDKLHRYGVHLDDGKSGNVEIRFLLFKKPDGNIVSVADACQICGPVGFYIGDQGITCKMCASPLNAASMGQKGGCNPIPLKSTVGGGQLVIQAADLRALAPVFER
- a CDS encoding GNAT family N-acetyltransferase, with translation MTDLPESLFADPVWHTLHTKHRHFSVSVGDACRYPADVAPFAAVSSPTAAALLQLHSLLAPDESVWIAGETYPHPPELVFEESLECLQMVLPAEITPPAPTMEILPLSNADAPEMVALTTLAFPGFFRSRTCEMGTYYGIRSEGQLIAMGGERLTINGYPEISGICTHPAHRGKGYAAAIMWQLARDHRRDGLISWLHVSATNTRAIELYERMGFREVRRITLHRISRKQ